From a region of the Sagittula sp. P11 genome:
- a CDS encoding sodium:solute symporter family protein, whose amino-acid sequence MSQSFIWYGIGAYVVISVIVALLSRAGKSTTMSDYFLGGRSMGGVVSALSYSATTYSAFMMVGLAGLTYKGGVGALGFEIVYFAGVSLVAVFGPRFWAAGKKYGFVTPSEMLGARYGSRWVAIAAAVVSCVFLIPYSAVQLSGIGYLVSGMTEGGISFGTGLLIATVLAIFFSYVAGIRSVMWTDSLQALVMIVASALVAILVVSELGGFNAMFATVAERKPEMLTVPGPGLFSLQTFIGLTIPWFFFSISNPQVSQRLFMPESLGALRRMLLIFLCFGLIYTLVSVIWGFSAFVAFPDLASPDLATSVLLASDFVPPVLGVIVMVGILAAAVSTIDSILLTLSSMVARDVYGNVGGDQSDHRQLWVGKLVIPVISLLALGFAALELSLISILSVAASAGLVFTVPAIVGAFFWKRGTAAGALASIAGGGLFVIVMYLTGNKLFGYNAGILGLPVSTLLFVGVSLVTRVSNEVTEGFVAQRASEPVRAAVNAG is encoded by the coding sequence ATGAGCCAGTCGTTCATCTGGTACGGGATCGGCGCTTATGTCGTAATCTCGGTCATCGTCGCGTTGCTGTCGCGCGCGGGCAAATCCACCACCATGTCGGATTACTTTCTGGGCGGGCGCAGCATGGGCGGCGTTGTCTCGGCTCTGAGCTATTCCGCAACCACCTATTCCGCCTTCATGATGGTCGGCCTCGCGGGGCTGACCTACAAGGGCGGCGTTGGCGCTCTGGGTTTTGAGATCGTCTATTTCGCCGGCGTCTCGCTGGTGGCGGTCTTCGGCCCGCGCTTTTGGGCCGCTGGCAAGAAATACGGCTTTGTCACCCCGTCGGAAATGCTGGGCGCGCGTTATGGCAGCCGCTGGGTCGCTATTGCGGCGGCGGTGGTGAGCTGCGTCTTCCTGATCCCCTATTCGGCGGTGCAGCTGTCGGGCATCGGCTACCTCGTCTCGGGCATGACCGAAGGCGGCATTTCCTTCGGGACTGGTCTCCTGATTGCCACCGTACTGGCGATCTTCTTTTCGTATGTGGCAGGCATCCGCTCGGTCATGTGGACCGACAGCCTGCAAGCGCTGGTCATGATCGTCGCATCGGCGCTGGTCGCCATCCTGGTGGTCAGCGAGCTTGGCGGGTTCAACGCCATGTTTGCCACCGTGGCCGAGCGCAAGCCCGAGATGCTGACCGTGCCGGGTCCGGGCCTGTTCAGCCTGCAGACGTTCATCGGCCTGACGATCCCTTGGTTCTTCTTCTCGATCTCGAATCCGCAGGTCAGCCAGCGTCTGTTCATGCCGGAATCCCTTGGCGCGCTGCGCCGGATGCTGCTGATCTTCCTGTGCTTCGGCCTGATCTACACGCTGGTATCGGTGATCTGGGGCTTCTCGGCATTCGTCGCCTTCCCGGATCTGGCCAGCCCGGACCTGGCGACCTCGGTCCTGCTGGCGTCTGATTTCGTGCCGCCGGTGCTGGGTGTCATCGTGATGGTGGGCATCCTCGCCGCAGCGGTGTCGACCATCGACTCCATCCTGCTGACCCTGTCGTCCATGGTGGCGCGGGACGTCTATGGCAATGTCGGCGGCGATCAGTCCGATCACCGTCAGCTGTGGGTCGGCAAGCTGGTTATCCCGGTGATCTCGCTTCTGGCGTTGGGGTTTGCCGCGCTGGAGCTGAGCCTGATCTCGATCCTGTCGGTAGCGGCCTCCGCTGGCCTCGTGTTCACCGTACCCGCCATCGTCGGCGCGTTCTTCTGGAAGCGCGGCACGGCTGCGGGGGCGCTGGCCTCCATCGCGGGGGGTGGTCTTTTCGTGATCGTGATGTATCTGACCGGCAACAAGCTCTTTGGCTATAACGCGGGCATTCTCGGTCTGCCGGTTTCCACACTGCTGTTCGTCGGCGTCAGCCTTGTGACCCGTGTCAGCAACGAGGTGACCGAGGGCTTCGTCGCTCAACGTGCATCCGAACCTGTCAGAGCCGCCGTCAACGCGGGCTGA
- a CDS encoding TetR/AcrR family transcriptional regulator, with protein sequence MSAAKPARRKPGRPKDTDSADLRDRILDAAELEFAAHGYNGARLRQIAARAGVNPALIAYYNGSKAALFEEVIRRKGALIAAARQANLDALLARTSAPRVREIVRAYLEPQWDMKASGPGGAAFVRIQARLHAEPEARALNLRREIYDPTAKRYITVLAEALPHLTIEEVSLRMAFLVGTYLFMLNDLGRVGDLSDGRVPAMEKEDLLDHLQRFLAAGLRAD encoded by the coding sequence GTGAGCGCGGCCAAACCCGCCCGACGCAAGCCGGGACGCCCGAAGGACACCGACAGCGCGGACCTGCGCGACCGCATCCTGGACGCGGCAGAGCTGGAATTCGCCGCGCACGGATATAATGGTGCGCGGTTGCGGCAGATTGCGGCCCGCGCCGGTGTGAACCCGGCGCTGATCGCCTACTACAACGGCTCCAAGGCGGCGTTGTTCGAAGAGGTGATCCGCCGCAAGGGGGCCCTGATCGCAGCGGCGCGCCAGGCCAATCTTGATGCGCTTCTGGCCCGTACGTCTGCGCCGCGCGTGCGCGAGATCGTGCGCGCCTACCTGGAACCGCAATGGGACATGAAGGCCAGCGGTCCGGGCGGAGCGGCATTCGTGCGGATTCAGGCGCGGCTGCATGCAGAGCCGGAAGCCCGCGCGCTCAACCTGCGGCGCGAGATCTACGACCCAACGGCCAAGCGGTACATCACTGTTCTGGCCGAGGCGCTGCCGCATCTGACCATCGAGGAAGTGAGCCTGAGGATGGCCTTCCTGGTGGGGACGTACCTGTTCATGCTGAACGACCTTGGACGAGTCGGCGATCTCAGTGACGGGCGCGTGCCAGCGATGGAAAAAGAGGACCTGCTCGACCATTTGCAGCGCTTTCTGGCCGCCGGACTGCGCGCCGATTGA
- a CDS encoding leucyl aminopeptidase — protein MDQQSFTEICLHQLKMSGVKSDERLIVLTQGSERLDYADAFMAAGRILGANMYHMRLPAPPVVGAWAVGQTGLAAMPEAVEALKNCDMLIDCIFLLFSPEQFAIQAAGTRILTAVEPPELLARMLPSQELREKVEIGAEYLSKAKVMRITSPHGTDVTYKLNTYETVAEYACTDTPGRWDHWPSGFVFTGGDDDGVDGQIVVAPGDILLPQNMYVREPITYTIEKGWVTDIRGGLDAELVKSYMDAFNDPRGMGMSHVGWGMNPDAKWHGMTPGEFPGGMGMEPRSFYGNVMFSTGPNNELGGPNDTPCHLDIPMRGCSLFLDDEPIVVDGDLVVKEMQMERG, from the coding sequence ATGGACCAACAAAGCTTTACCGAGATCTGCCTGCACCAGCTGAAGATGTCCGGCGTCAAGTCCGACGAGCGGCTGATCGTGCTGACCCAGGGCAGCGAGCGGCTGGACTATGCCGATGCCTTCATGGCGGCGGGCCGGATCCTCGGTGCAAACATGTATCACATGCGCCTGCCCGCGCCGCCGGTTGTCGGCGCCTGGGCGGTGGGTCAGACCGGTCTGGCCGCGATGCCCGAAGCGGTCGAGGCGCTGAAGAACTGCGACATGCTGATCGACTGCATCTTCCTGCTGTTCTCGCCGGAGCAATTCGCCATCCAGGCCGCCGGCACCCGCATCCTGACCGCGGTGGAGCCGCCGGAGCTGCTGGCCCGCATGCTGCCCTCGCAGGAGCTGCGCGAGAAGGTGGAGATCGGGGCGGAATACCTGTCCAAAGCCAAGGTGATGCGGATCACCTCGCCGCATGGCACCGACGTGACCTACAAGCTCAACACCTACGAGACGGTGGCCGAGTACGCCTGCACCGACACGCCGGGTCGCTGGGATCACTGGCCGTCGGGCTTTGTCTTTACAGGCGGGGACGATGACGGGGTGGACGGCCAGATCGTCGTGGCGCCCGGTGACATTCTCTTGCCGCAGAACATGTATGTGCGCGAACCGATCACCTACACGATCGAAAAGGGCTGGGTCACCGATATCCGCGGCGGCCTCGATGCGGAGCTGGTCAAATCCTACATGGATGCCTTTAACGATCCGCGCGGCATGGGGATGAGCCATGTGGGCTGGGGCATGAACCCCGATGCCAAGTGGCATGGTATGACCCCGGGCGAATTCCCGGGCGGCATGGGCATGGAGCCGCGCAGCTTCTACGGCAATGTGATGTTCTCCACCGGGCCGAACAACGAGCTTGGCGGACCGAATGACACCCCCTGCCATCTCGACATCCCGATGCGCGGCTGTTCGCTGTTCCTCGACGACGAGCCGATCGTGGTCGATGGCGATCTGGTGGTTAAAGAGATGCAGATGGAGCGCGGCTGA
- a CDS encoding isochorismatase family protein yields MSQEQVYSDAGFGQPVPRGTRPAIVVVDFSYGFTDTQYPTASDASAQMAKTRRICDIARDKGFPVIFSTIAFHLGELDTLPWLRKAAGMRALVEGSRLVEIDAATGIQPNDPIVVKKGASSFFGSTLAALLTGAKTDTLVVCGATTSGCVRATVVDAVQSGFNVLVPRDCCADRAAAPHEANLYDMNQKYADVTDAADIAAWLDSLA; encoded by the coding sequence ATGTCTCAGGAACAGGTCTATTCCGACGCCGGTTTCGGCCAGCCGGTGCCGCGCGGCACACGCCCGGCGATTGTGGTGGTGGATTTCTCTTACGGGTTCACCGACACGCAATACCCCACCGCATCTGACGCAAGCGCCCAGATGGCCAAGACGCGCCGGATTTGCGATATCGCCCGCGACAAGGGCTTCCCGGTGATCTTCTCGACCATCGCCTTTCACCTCGGTGAACTGGACACCCTGCCTTGGCTCCGGAAAGCCGCCGGCATGCGCGCTCTCGTCGAAGGATCGCGGCTTGTCGAAATCGACGCCGCTACCGGTATCCAGCCAAACGACCCCATCGTCGTCAAGAAGGGCGCATCGTCCTTTTTCGGCTCGACCCTTGCGGCTCTGCTGACCGGCGCCAAGACCGATACGCTGGTCGTCTGCGGCGCAACCACCTCGGGCTGCGTGCGGGCAACTGTCGTCGATGCGGTACAATCGGGTTTCAACGTGCTGGTGCCGCGCGATTGCTGCGCCGACCGCGCCGCCGCCCCGCACGAGGCAAACCTCTATGACATGAACCAGAAATACGCCGATGTCACCGACGCGGCGGATATCGCGGCCTGGCTCGACAGCCTCGCCTGA
- a CDS encoding surface lipoprotein assembly modifier: protein MTRLAALGVRRLLAGLFLALALVSQAPAQQPDAIARAEAQVNAGDYATAISALQGMGPQAVREAELRRLWALSMAHIRQGRPRAAQPWLDRLVSLAPDAVNYRLELANALEAAGQAERARYHYSLARGAALPPSLAAEVTRRIDEIDRARVWEGNFRFAIVPESNPAKRTAVDTIMIGDRPFKLKDGSRAQPARGIELGLGLAALPRLGPDLRLRLGAAVDARLYEEGAPDDIQARAELGLLHFGDRNRRLGAGLTLGKRWIDGEAYANTRGVYLTWGRSIDAKARSTLNLTLIRERTDYEGPGTEPATRSVGAASLSHTVTPRLQLSFGLQLERTESELATEAGQGGAVTLGARYAFEGGLLAELTLALGRHEREGPDSLLGIVREDRRQSLSLKLTHRDWAVAGFAPVLELGAEQQDSNNDIFSYENRRALVGITRRF from the coding sequence ATGACAAGGCTCGCGGCATTGGGCGTGCGGCGCCTGCTCGCGGGCCTTTTCCTTGCACTGGCGCTTGTGTCCCAAGCGCCGGCGCAGCAGCCTGACGCGATTGCCCGCGCCGAGGCGCAGGTAAATGCCGGAGACTATGCCACAGCTATTTCCGCCCTGCAGGGAATGGGGCCCCAAGCGGTGCGCGAAGCCGAGCTGCGCCGTCTCTGGGCACTCTCCATGGCGCATATTCGGCAGGGTCGACCGCGCGCGGCGCAGCCTTGGCTCGACCGGCTGGTCTCTCTTGCGCCCGATGCCGTCAACTACCGTCTGGAACTCGCCAACGCGCTCGAGGCTGCGGGTCAGGCAGAACGCGCGCGCTACCACTATTCCCTGGCGCGCGGAGCCGCGCTGCCGCCGTCGCTTGCCGCCGAGGTGACGCGGCGCATCGACGAGATCGACCGCGCCCGGGTCTGGGAGGGCAATTTCCGCTTCGCAATCGTGCCCGAAAGCAACCCTGCGAAACGGACCGCGGTTGACACCATCATGATCGGCGACCGGCCCTTCAAGCTCAAGGATGGCTCACGCGCGCAGCCGGCCCGGGGCATCGAGCTTGGGCTTGGGCTTGCCGCCCTGCCCCGGCTGGGACCGGATCTGAGGCTTCGGCTGGGAGCGGCCGTCGATGCGCGGCTTTACGAAGAGGGCGCGCCCGACGACATTCAGGCACGGGCGGAACTGGGGCTGTTGCACTTCGGCGACCGCAACCGCAGGCTGGGCGCCGGGCTCACCCTTGGAAAGCGCTGGATCGACGGAGAGGCCTACGCCAACACGCGCGGCGTCTATCTGACCTGGGGCCGGTCCATCGACGCCAAGGCGCGGAGCACGCTGAACCTGACGCTGATCCGCGAACGCACCGACTATGAAGGCCCCGGCACCGAGCCTGCCACCCGATCCGTCGGAGCCGCATCGCTCAGCCACACGGTCACGCCCCGCCTCCAACTCAGCTTCGGTTTGCAACTGGAGCGGACCGAAAGCGAGCTCGCAACCGAAGCCGGGCAAGGTGGAGCGGTGACGCTTGGCGCGCGCTACGCCTTCGAAGGGGGGCTGCTCGCCGAGCTGACCTTGGCGCTTGGCCGGCATGAGCGCGAGGGTCCCGACAGCCTGCTCGGAATTGTGCGCGAGGACCGGCGCCAGAGCCTGTCACTGAAGCTCACGCACCGCGACTGGGCGGTTGCGGGCTTTGCGCCGGTGCTCGAACTCGGAGCAGAGCAGCAGGACTCGAACAACGACATCTTCAGCTACGAAAACCGCCGCGCGTTGGTGGGCATCACCCGGCGGTTCTGA
- the ndpH gene encoding maleate isomerase: protein METEIPALLRAREAIAPERFTFHSSRMRMKHVTKEELAKMDGDSDRCALELSDAQVDVMGYACLVAIMSMGHGYHRVSQERLQGVTKANEAEAPVVTSAGALVEGIKAIGARKVAVVAPYMKPLTEMVVDYIRNEGIEVVTWRALEISNNLAVAAHDPMNLPGIVGEMDTSGVDAVVLSACVQMPSLPAVSTVEAQVGKPVLTAAIATTWSMLKALDLDTRVPGGGTLLSGAY, encoded by the coding sequence ATGGAAACCGAGATCCCGGCGCTTCTGCGTGCCCGCGAAGCCATCGCGCCCGAGCGGTTCACCTTCCATTCGTCGCGGATGCGGATGAAGCACGTGACGAAGGAAGAGCTGGCGAAGATGGACGGCGACAGCGACCGCTGCGCGCTGGAGCTGTCGGATGCGCAGGTCGACGTGATGGGGTATGCTTGTCTCGTGGCGATCATGTCGATGGGCCACGGCTATCACCGCGTTTCGCAAGAGCGCCTGCAGGGCGTGACCAAGGCCAACGAGGCCGAGGCGCCGGTGGTGACCTCTGCCGGGGCGCTGGTCGAGGGGATCAAGGCGATCGGCGCCAGGAAAGTCGCCGTTGTCGCCCCCTACATGAAGCCGCTGACCGAGATGGTCGTGGACTATATCCGCAACGAAGGTATCGAGGTGGTGACCTGGCGCGCGCTGGAGATTTCCAACAACCTCGCCGTGGCTGCCCATGACCCGATGAACCTGCCCGGTATCGTCGGGGAGATGGACACCAGCGGCGTCGATGCGGTGGTGCTGTCGGCCTGCGTGCAGATGCCGTCGCTGCCGGCGGTGTCGACCGTCGAGGCGCAGGTGGGCAAGCCGGTACTGACCGCCGCGATTGCCACCACCTGGTCGATGCTCAAGGCGCTCGATCTGGACACCCGCGTTCCCGGTGGCGGCACGCTGCTGTCCGGCGCATACTGA
- a CDS encoding alpha/beta fold hydrolase: MAFGYNTRANGIRQHLIRHEGPEGAPELLLIPGITSPAITWGFVAERLAERFDVHVLDVRGRGLSETGDLDYTLDAMADDAIALAHQMNSPIIMGHSMGARTAIRANARDPEAFAGFLLVDPPMSGPMRRAYPSKWPWYGDSIAMAAKGCSIEDMRAYCPTWSDEQLALRAEWLHTCHWGAIRIAFDGFHTDDIHQDIPKIAKPARLVIAGGATVVDADDQAEVAKLNPGIEQRIVPDAGHMIPWDNLDGFLDAVLDFTA; this comes from the coding sequence ATGGCATTCGGATACAACACCCGCGCCAACGGCATCCGCCAGCACCTGATCCGCCATGAAGGCCCCGAAGGCGCGCCTGAACTGCTGCTGATCCCGGGCATCACTTCACCCGCGATCACTTGGGGCTTTGTCGCTGAACGCCTGGCCGAGCGGTTCGACGTGCATGTGCTTGACGTCAGGGGCCGGGGCCTGTCCGAGACCGGCGATCTGGATTACACGCTGGATGCCATGGCCGATGACGCTATCGCCCTGGCGCACCAGATGAATAGCCCCATCATCATGGGCCATTCCATGGGCGCACGCACCGCGATCCGCGCCAACGCCCGCGACCCCGAGGCGTTTGCTGGCTTCCTGCTGGTCGATCCGCCGATGAGCGGGCCGATGCGCCGGGCCTATCCGTCCAAATGGCCCTGGTACGGTGACAGCATCGCCATGGCCGCCAAGGGCTGTTCCATCGAGGACATGCGCGCCTATTGCCCGACCTGGAGCGATGAGCAGCTGGCCCTGCGTGCCGAATGGCTGCACACCTGCCATTGGGGCGCCATCCGCATCGCCTTTGACGGGTTCCACACTGACGACATTCACCAGGACATCCCCAAGATCGCCAAGCCCGCCCGGCTGGTGATCGCCGGGGGTGCCACCGTGGTCGATGCGGACGACCAGGCCGAGGTCGCCAAACTCAACCCCGGGATCGAACAGCGCATCGTGCCGGATGCAGGGCACATGATCCCCTGGGACAATCTCGACGGCTTCCTCGACGCCGTGCTCGACTTCACCGCGTAA